The sequence below is a genomic window from Cicer arietinum cultivar CDC Frontier isolate Library 1 chromosome 6, Cicar.CDCFrontier_v2.0, whole genome shotgun sequence.
CATCTGTAGTTAATATGTACAGACACATGCCACTAAAGCATGAGTAGACACTTCATTTCATATAAACTTCTTGATGCATGTTTGCAAACCTTTTTATCCAAAAAGAGAATTAATTGCCCTTCTCCCCAAAAATTGCTTTCAAGAAAGCATCACGAATTTTACATGCAGATGTAGTTTACTTGTTGGGTTTTAGAAGAATGATATATAAAGCATATGACATATATGTAAAAGTAAAAATTCAGGTGTGTTATCAAAATagcctattaaaaaaaatgtgttgtcaaaatagtatttattttctcttaattatCCGTACTATTAAAGAGAACAGGAGTCAGTGTCATCCTTATCTTGTCCTTAAAATTCCAACAAGATCCTTTCACATGCACAAGTTTGTTAAGTAAACTTAAAAATCTTTTGTATAGTCCAATGGTAAACTTACATGgtttattgaaaaataagagAAGCCTTACTTTACATGGTTTATTGAAAATCTTTTGTTGGTACTTGGTAGGGTCCAATGGTATCGGTGCATCTACTTGTTTTGTAGCGTAAGGcttggttgttattgttgttgtggattttactttatttttacatttacatGAGTCTCTGTATCTATATCTCTACTATCCTTCATTTTAGAATTCTACTCTCATAACATGcatacaaaattgtttatacCCATTTTATTGTGTAAGTGCATATATATGTAATTCAAAAGAGAAGACTTATATTTTTCCTGATAATTAAATGAGATGTAGGCTTAATCAGAACATTTACATGCCTCATATAATTCTCTCATGACTGTGGTATTTCAAAATCACATCCTAATGCTACGTGGCTGTACAGGTGATCATTCTCGCAAGGGAATCTGGTTTAAAGCTAGAACTGTCTAATATTCCAGTTGAAAGTTTAGTGCCAGAACCACTACGAGTAAGAACTAATTTCTATAAATTATGCAGTTCTTAGTTTAAGAGTGTAGCACCCCAAgcctttttgttttttatcaaAAAGAAATAGTTTAAGAGTGTGGCATTTTGCTTGACATGGatgttttgattattttatttaggtATGTGCATCAGCTCAGGAGTTTATGCAACAGCTACCAAAATTTGACCCGGAGTTCGCAAAGAAACAAGAAGATGCCGAGAATGCTGGGGAAGTGAGTAACACTCTCaagatagttttattttttgttaaagtaTCTAAAATAATAGTTGCATTTACTACTTTGTCCATGAATGATATATTCAACTTATAAGAACTGTTAATAGTTTGATGATACCATATTACATAcattattttcttgaaattaaaatttaagccTACAAGCCATGAAAAGCAAGGTTGAAACGTTTTCCTCTGAAACATAATAAAAGTAGAGGGCTCACAGGTTGGTAGAGAAGCAAGTTCAATGACTCAGGACTCAACTCACCTGAATTTTATTTcatcatatgataaaatatGGAAGCAAGTTTAGATATTTCAAAGCATAGTAGATTTCCATATAGAACACAATCTGAAGTAAAAAATGTATAAGTTGACTTATGTTGGACTGGCAGGTTCATGCTTGTATATATTGCtgttttatttgatatttgataatataatatagtagcagtgtttattatatttttcaatgacatctttctttcattcttttttctctctttttgatATCATTTTTGCAACTGAGTCTGAGCTTCCTATGTTTATAGGTATTGAGATACGTGGGAGTGGTGGACGTGACTAATCAAAAAGGAGTTGTAGAACTGCGAAGATACAAGAAGGATCATCCATTTGCACAATTGTCTGGAGCAGATAATATAATTGCATTCACAACAAGAAGGTATAAGAATCAACCTCTGATAGTTCGCGGGCCAGGAGCTGGTGCTCAAGTCACAGCTGGTGGAATATTTAGTGATATTTTACGACTTGCCTCATATCTTGGTGCTCCATCATAGGTGTCATTATGCCACAAAAATTTTGTAACTTTGTTCCTCTGTTGAGTTGCTTGGTAGGTTATTTGCTTTTTGTTGTAATGTTATAGCAGTGTATGCTAGCTTGTTTCTCTTGTATAAGGGAATAAAACATGTCTCCACTAATCTTTTTTTGGAGTTGTATTGTAAATTATCGAACAGAAACGTTATAATTTTGGCCTTCTGGATGGCCTTCTCGAATAAGCATTTTAGTCACTCTTTTGTTCCGCCCCGCCCTACAACAACCCCTCACCACACACAGAGAGACTTTGTTACTCCAAAAGTAACTGAATAGACTTACTCTgattaataattcattttaaacattGAATATTATCAGTTTAATTGTTGATTATTGTCATTTTATACTAACCAATGATCAAGTACACATAATTTCATGTAAATCATAAATTTGTAGCAATGCAATTTGACGATCATTATTTCTAAAGTAACTTGatcatatatatacataaagtAACTTGGTCATATATatacataagtttttttttttttcttcatttttttcataaatgaGATGATAAATATAGCACTATAAACTTGCATACAATTGCGAATTTGTGGGTTCAAATTTAGGACATGATGTTTAAACTAACAATATCAACATTTTTTGTCAGTTGAGTTATCATCTGAGaacttaaattcaaatttattaacatgtttataggtaaaataacatattttacttttcaactatataaatataattcttAGATCACCTTCAGGTCTCAATTccatttttgaaaaaatgaagTGAAAATTTGCTACTTGCTAGAGGCAACAGTTGTTCCTTCTCTAAGAGATGAAATAGAACCATCCTAATAAGATTACAAATGTCCTTTTGCTTAGTGTACATTAGCTACAgcaccacaaaaataataaaagtaataacaaaattaaatcactttctttattttgtATCAATTATTTTACTGAATTATGACAATTTACTCAAGTTTAATATGTTGCATATAGTTTTAGATTGATTACCACAAGTCATATAAATAAGTAATCTTTCAAGCAgccatttcaattttttagacTCAAAATCTAGAAACGTTTTTAATCTCaaagaatataataaatacttaattgccgaaaattatgatttgtttaaTTAGTCcaataaaaaacttatttaattgaTGTTGAACAAACTCATTTGTATAACATCTGCTTAAGATTAAAATTGTATAGTCCTCACAGCTATTGGTGTCCTCACAAAATGCTTGCCATCTGTCCATGTTAAGCTTCCAAATCTGTAATCTCCATGCAACTTTTGAGTTGATATGAAACTAACATTAAAGGTAAGAACTTTGGTATCTGAATTGAAGCTCAAAATTTGTGGTTCAACTCTCACTTTTATACCATATGGAGTATTCACTAGAGCTTTGTAAACTACACTTGTATTTCCAATATTTGTAACTGTTCTCGTAACTGTTGCAACCGTTTTCAGATTTGGAATTGATATGGAAGGAAGGTTGAGATTCATTAGGGTTTGGCTTTTTTGTTTGTTGCAACTTCTTGTTGTTTTGGTCACTTTTTTAATGGATGCAGTGCTATGACCCATAGAACATAGGAATTGGATATAATCTTCTGTGGTGATGTTGTATATGAGTCCTGCTGCATCTATTGCTTTGATGGGATCCACGTGTCCACCTCCAATATCAAATGGGTCTGCTTCCTTGTGTGTGGGACCTTCTTCAGATATTAGGCTTGCATCAGTTCCACTTTGGGATGCTGCACTTTTCAATGTTACAATTAGTTAGTTTTGATAATGTGTTTGGATCATATTTTGATCtcaaattaaattgattttgtaaaattaatttgattataattgattttgaaggAAAGTTAATGTTTAGAGTCTCACGTTTGATGAGATATGACATAAAAATGTGTTCACAAGTAACAAATATATCTCACCTTACAAAACAATTTTGTAGGGTTGAGATAGGTtcaactcaaattttaaaatggtaTCTATCTAAGATCTATTAGACTATTATGTCCCGGTTCATATGTCTAGTCCTAGACCTAAGGTGTTATAAGTGGGAGAAGTCTCTCATCTTACAAACTAGTTTTATGAAATTGAGTTAGTTCCTGTCCAAATTTTAAGAGTTATAGGAGTTATGTTtatttgaatgattttattttggaaagTTTGAAGTTAAAGTAGtgtaaaattttcaaatcaaGACAAAAGTTAATTTCTATTACATCTAATCAAACCTAAACTTGAAGACAATTTTGATGGATAGAGAAACCAAACAACTTGTCTTTTCACTaagattaatttgataaaagacAAAATCAATTCTAATATTATCTACAATGAAACAAACTACTAATATGTAAAAATGTTGTTAAAGATGGATAAGTATTGTGTGAGCGTAATATTTATAGACACTATCAATCAAaggtatattaaaatattaaaaagaaagacatcaatACTAATGcggaagtttttttttaattagtaattAGTACTACATTGGTTTTGCATAGTAGATATTGTAACTATATAAGAATTTAATCATTCATTTCAGGGGTTTGATGTTCATTGACTCACCTGTTGTTACCAAAGCTGATCTTATGGCTGCAGGTGACCAAGTTGGGTGTTTGGATTTGATGAGTGCTGCTATTCCTGCCACATGGGGACAAGACATTGATGTTCCAGATAAAAATGTAAATCCACTGCTCTTTTTACTGTTCTTTGGTGGAAATGCAGCCAAAATGTCCACACCAGGTGCAGCTATGTCAGGCTATATCTCCATGAACCATTCCCAGAAGAGTACAGGTTTTGAATGACATCATAAATTGATAGATGAGTAAGAGccttgtatttttgttttgtggTAATTTGCAGACTATAACTTAAAGAACAGCACACCAAATagacattttttgttttgtgatgtcatgtattttaaattttattttgagttctatttgttcttttatttaattttgtagaGATCCTACAATACTACGACTACAACTATGCCCGGTCGAAGGTAACAAAAATCATTATTCGTTACCGGTAATTGTGTTAACAAATGACTGGTTGATtgtgattttgttttttgaaagaaTTTCCTAGGCAGCAAGCAATTCTCTATGTAGTTTAAGAAAATTTGAGTTCAACTTGTgttgttaaaataaatattaatttaatttttgtctcATAATTCCAGAAACTTGGTGTGGTtgaatagaaaaaaaatcatgacTGCAAGTAAGAATTTAAGGTTGGAATATACCTTTAACACAGTTGGAGACATGGTACTTGGTCCTCTAGATGAGAAAGATGCAACTCTTGGAGATATCCAATTTCCAATAACAGTCTTTGGAAAACTTAGACTTGCAATTGGAAACCTTCCACGTGAGAATATgagattaatattaattttagctCAAATGAATTTCAGAAGCCAATGTTGTGAATCTATGCATTATTTCCTCACCTTGCTCTTCTAATATAGGTTAGTAGTTGTGTTCCAACTTCATAGTCGACCTTAATGCATGGTAATATACCACATTCATTGAGTCCCTCTTCATGTTTCTGTGCATATATTAATCCAACTCCACCAGCTTCCTTTACTGTAAGTGCTGCAGAAACAATATCTTGTTGATCTGATACCGAAAAGCATAGAACAATTTTGCCTGCTGCCATTGATTCATTCAGACTTCCAAGCTGACAATCCTTGCTTGAAAGGAAGACACATACAGTTGATACAAAATGTACATAAATgagattttttatataataggTATGAACCTACTTAATCCAAAAGTAATACTACCCATAGTTACTTCATTTATGAAAATTTGTTGATTTAATCTATTCAAGAAATATGTGCAAAAAATAATAACTGAAAAGAGTTACTGGTAGAGTAAGCAAATTCCCACCCGAATGTAAGTTtaatgaagaagaaagaaaggtCTCACGCTAAATCATTAGATGGATCACGAGCAATACGTTCGGAGTATGTGAGGCCGACAAATCCAATATTATGTTTTCCTTTGTCAATAGACTCTCCCTACATTATATCAATAATTGTATCAAGTGTTAGCTGATAGCATATTTCTCCAAATTTGATAGTGAAGTAGTTGTAGCTTACAAACAAAGTGAGGTTATTTCCAAGTGTAATGGTTGTTGGAAAGGCCCTGTCTATTGTAGTGGCTGCAACTGTAATGATCCATGGTGCTGTATTGGTAATGGTTTGAGAAATAGGCCCAGAATTTCCAGCTGAACAAACAACTGCGATACCCTTTGCAGCTGCATGGAAAGAACCGATTGCTATTGTGTCGCGTTGATCGACATAGGAGAACAAAGGAATGCCAATTCCAAGAGAAACAGTTAAGACATCTACACCATCATGTATAGCCATGTCAAATGCTTTGAGGATATCAGCATCAGTGCAGTCTCCAACAGAAATGTCCCAACAAGCCTTGTAGATAGCCAAGTGAGCCAAAGGTGCTCCTCCTCTGGCTAAACCAGAAGCAAGTCCTCTATGATTTGCATTTTCAACAAAATATCCAGCTGCTGTGGAAGCTGTGTGAGTTCCATGGCCAATAGCATCTCTAGCTGAGAGATATTCTGATGTGTGATTAGTGTGATCACTTATTCCTTTCAGGAACCATCTAGCACCAATTATCTTCTTGTTGCAGTTTGTTGAGTTGAAGTGTTGTCCCACTTGACAAACTCCTTTCCACCTTGTTGGGATTTTTCCCATTGCTTCATCATTAAAACTTGCTGACTCTGGCCAAATGCCTTCAAAGAGATCATGTTTATCATTGGTTAATTACAATGCCATTTTCTAGGGGATGCGGGCTGTGTACATCCACAACCTCGTGCTGCACGCAGCCAGCCACATTTGGCTCGTCCGAACAATATCGAACTGTTTAGATTTCAAGCTtggtattttagattttaaaaaataaaatttgtattaaaatatAGACCGTTTAATCTTGATCGGACAGTCTGGATGTAATTGACTACGTGCAGACATATTGCAAACAATCCAAATCCTTTTCTAGAGATCTGGTGCAGTCAAGAATCCCCTACATTCACGCAATTAGCAGACCCGCACCGTCCAATTTTCATTAGACGACTCATTTTAATCTCGATAAATTAGGTTTAAAAATGTGTTATAAACTTGCTCGAAATCTAAGCCGTTTGATCTTAATCAGACGATACCAAATTGCTAACGACATGAATGcgttccattttcatttttctaatgCTTGGTTGTATATTTGTAAGAGAATTATTAGTCAGTACCTGTGTCTATGACACCAATGATGGTTCCTTCACCTAAGTCTCTTTTAGTGTAAACATTTTTTGAGGAGGGATGATGAACCCCAATAAAGTCCCAGCTTCTTGTTGTGTGGAGCTTGTGAATGCTATTTGGAATGACAGAAATTACCTCAGGAAACTCTGCCACATTAAATATAGCTTTTAAAAGGTGCTGAAATAGGTTAAAAAAATCAAGCTTAATTATAGAAAGgttcatattcatatatactTGCTATATCTTCAGCTTGAGATTTTGTCATTCTAGCAGCAAACCCTGAAAATCCATGCTTATAGCTATAAAGAAGTGAATTCTTTGCAGCTTCTTTGctttagaacaaaaaaaaaagacatttacaattagtattataattattattttgttagcTCATATTGCAATGATAATTATCATTGTCATCTCTATTAGGAAAAGAATATGTATATGTAAAGATTATAAGCCATACACCTTCCTAGGAGTGAAGACAACATTTTGTGGTGATACTTTTTAGTAGTTTCTGGCTTGTGATATATTTTATCTCCCATGTATACAATATGCACCTAGAAGCATGATTTAATAAATCATTATGATAAAATAGATATTATTCACATTATTGACATGTGTGTTAAATATTCAATGAAATAGTTACTACAAACTACAAAATTGGACTCACTGAGCTTGTTGCCTCTGCAAATATCTGAGGGATGATCAGAAAGTTTTGCAGTAAAAGAAGAACTGAAGTAACAAGCAATTGAAACTTTCTAGGACATCTCCAATTTCCTGAATTAGTATCCATTATCTTATAATCACAGGAAAGCTTCAAATCCTTGCCAAATTCTTAAAACatataaagttgttaaatttTTCTTGTGTTTATAATGCTGCTGTCTTAGTTTCTGTCTGATATGCATAATGTAACTTTTTGAAAATAAGAAAAGTTGGAGCTCCTTTTCTTTTGTCAAGTGcactttttttgttatttttatggtCAATCagatgaaaaatatgcataaatATCTTCATGATCTGAGTGTGTTTCATCACTTTCATGTATTTTATATTCAGTATACTACTTTTATTtaagtgattaaataaattCAGCAATCAGAATCAATACATAAACCAATGAAACATTTATTTTAGAGATATTTAATCTTAGTTTGAATGATTGAATAATATACATAActaatattttactttaaaagtGTATATTGAAATGATTTTAGCCATAAGGATGTCTACTAATGTAGTCCCAAACCCATCATCCCAcgtttatattgaattatttattttttatcaacttttGAGTCTTACCTTTTGCTTTTATGTTGTTTTCTCTAAAGTCATTAGTTGTGTTGGACCAtgcactattttttttttctttagtaaaaaaattaaattagaagaGACATATTTCATACAAGGGAGAATCATCAACCTCAACGAAAATTTATAGAGAAATTTACATATAATCTaccaattataaaatttatgactTAAATTCAAGTCATAGAAAGTATGAGCAGAAGATCCAAGTATACGTGTCAACTGACATTTGcttatgataaaaaatttaagggtAGCAAACAGAAACTGTTTGAGGATGTGTCTGAGCATGACAATTCTGAAATTTGTGGTTGTAGTTTTGGATCGTCTTGGTCTGTTATTAAAAATTGGCTACATTCGTAAgtgaattattttttcttttgttttttagtttctttaaaaaaaaacatcatataaTTGTTATAGTCGTGTATATAATGAGTTAAtgcaataaattataaaagtaaagaatttttaaattggttctttaaattttttaaaggtaTGTTTTTAAGTTTAAAACAGTGTATCTTAAgtacaattttcatatttttacatCTATGTCTATCATCTTTTTCTTCCACTCTATCTTTAGAAActtataatttgtaattata
It includes:
- the LOC101497314 gene encoding subtilisin-like protease SBT3.5 isoform X2; this translates as MTKSQAEDIAKFPEVISVIPNSIHKLHTTRSWDFIGVHHPSSKNVYTKRDLGEGTIIGVIDTGIWPESASFNDEAMGKIPTRWKGVCQVGQHFNSTNCNKKIIGARWFLKGISDHTNHTSEYLSARDAIGHGTHTASTAAGYFVENANHRGLASGLARGGAPLAHLAIYKACWDISVGDCTDADILKAFDMAIHDGVDVLTVSLGIGIPLFSYVDQRDTIAIGSFHAAAKGIAVVCSAGNSGPISQTITNTAPWIITVAATTIDRAFPTTITLGNNLTLFGESIDKGKHNIGFVGLTYSERIARDPSNDLAKDCQLGSLNESMAAGKIVLCFSVSDQQDIVSAALTVKEAGGVGLIYAQKHEEGLNECGILPCIKVDYEVGTQLLTYIRRARFPIASLSFPKTVIGNWISPRVASFSSRGPSTMSPTVLKPDIAAPGVDILAAFPPKNSKKSSGFTFLSGTSMSCPHVAGIAALIKSKHPTWSPAAIRSALVTTASQSGTDASLISEEGPTHKEADPFDIGGGHVDPIKAIDAAGLIYNITTEDYIQFLCSMGHSTASIKKVTKTTRSCNKQKSQTLMNLNLPSISIPNLKTVATVTRTVTNIGNTSVVYKALVNTPYGIKVRVEPQILSFNSDTKVLTFNVSFISTQKLHGDYRFGSLTWTDGKHFVRTPIAVRTIQF
- the LOC101497314 gene encoding subtilisin-like protease SBT3.9 isoform X1 translates to MDTNSGNWRCPRKFQLLVTSVLLLLQNFLIIPQIFAEATSSVHIVYMGDKIYHKPETTKKYHHKMLSSLLGSKEAAKNSLLYSYKHGFSGFAARMTKSQAEDIAKFPEVISVIPNSIHKLHTTRSWDFIGVHHPSSKNVYTKRDLGEGTIIGVIDTGIWPESASFNDEAMGKIPTRWKGVCQVGQHFNSTNCNKKIIGARWFLKGISDHTNHTSEYLSARDAIGHGTHTASTAAGYFVENANHRGLASGLARGGAPLAHLAIYKACWDISVGDCTDADILKAFDMAIHDGVDVLTVSLGIGIPLFSYVDQRDTIAIGSFHAAAKGIAVVCSAGNSGPISQTITNTAPWIITVAATTIDRAFPTTITLGNNLTLFGESIDKGKHNIGFVGLTYSERIARDPSNDLAKDCQLGSLNESMAAGKIVLCFSVSDQQDIVSAALTVKEAGGVGLIYAQKHEEGLNECGILPCIKVDYEVGTQLLTYIRRARFPIASLSFPKTVIGNWISPRVASFSSRGPSTMSPTVLKPDIAAPGVDILAAFPPKNSKKSSGFTFLSGTSMSCPHVAGIAALIKSKHPTWSPAAIRSALVTTASQSGTDASLISEEGPTHKEADPFDIGGGHVDPIKAIDAAGLIYNITTEDYIQFLCSMGHSTASIKKVTKTTRSCNKQKSQTLMNLNLPSISIPNLKTVATVTRTVTNIGNTSVVYKALVNTPYGIKVRVEPQILSFNSDTKVLTFNVSFISTQKLHGDYRFGSLTWTDGKHFVRTPIAVRTIQF